The following are from one region of the Planctomycetota bacterium genome:
- a CDS encoding secondary thiamine-phosphate synthase enzyme YjbQ, whose product MVQTFTVRTGSRVEMIDITARVAEAIREEGLEEGIAVVFVPHTTAGVTINENADPSVTRDILAETSKIVPFDDAYHHSEGNSAAHIKSCLFGPSLTVLVSGGRPVLGTWQAIYFCEFDGPRTRQVHVRAQ is encoded by the coding sequence ATCGTGCAGACGTTCACCGTCAGGACCGGGTCGCGCGTTGAGATGATCGACATTACGGCCCGGGTTGCGGAGGCGATCCGCGAGGAAGGCCTGGAGGAAGGCATCGCCGTCGTTTTTGTCCCGCACACGACCGCGGGCGTCACCATCAACGAGAACGCCGACCCAAGCGTGACGCGCGACATCCTGGCGGAGACGAGCAAGATCGTTCCCTTCGACGACGCGTACCACCACAGCGAAGGCAACTCGGCCGCCCACATCAAGTCGTGCCTCTTCGGCCCGTCGCTGACGGTGCTCGTCTCCGGGGGCCGGCCGGTGCTGGGAACCTGGCAGGCGATTTACTTCTGCGAGTTCGACGGTCCGCGGACTCGCCAGGTCCACGTAAGGGCACAGTAA